Proteins from a single region of Stutzerimonas stutzeri:
- the gabD gene encoding NADP-dependent succinate-semialdehyde dehydrogenase, whose amino-acid sequence MQLKDTALFRQQAYIDGAWVDADSGQTISVNNPATGETLGTVPKMGAAETRRAVDAAERALPAWRDLTAKERSQKLRRWFELLMENQDDLGRLMTLEQGKPLAEAKGEIAYAASFIEWFAEEAKRIYGDTIPGHQKDKRIIVIKQPIGVTAAITPWNFPAAMITRKAGPALAAGCTMVIKPASQTPFSALAMVELAERAGIPKGVLSVVTGSAGDIGNELTANPKVRKISFTGSTEVGAKLMEQCAPGIKKVSLELGGNAPFIVFDDADLDEAVKGAVQSKYRNAGQTCVCVNRIYVQDGVYDAFAEKFQAAVARLRVGNGLEEGTDLGPLIDDRAAAKVREHIEDAVAQGARLVAGGQAHALGGSYFEPTVLVDVPDSAKVAKEETFGPLAPLFRFKDEADAIAKANDTEFGLASYFYARDLGRVFRVAEALEYGMVGINTGLISTEVAPFGGVKSSGLGREGSKYGIEDYLEIKYLCMGI is encoded by the coding sequence ATGCAACTCAAAGACACCGCTCTGTTCCGTCAGCAGGCCTATATCGATGGCGCCTGGGTCGATGCCGACAGCGGCCAGACCATCAGCGTGAACAACCCGGCCACCGGCGAAACGCTTGGCACGGTGCCGAAGATGGGCGCCGCGGAAACCCGTCGCGCCGTCGATGCCGCCGAGCGTGCGTTGCCGGCCTGGCGTGATCTGACCGCCAAAGAGCGTTCGCAGAAGCTGCGCCGCTGGTTCGAGCTTTTGATGGAGAACCAGGACGATCTGGGCCGCCTGATGACCCTGGAGCAGGGCAAGCCGCTGGCCGAGGCCAAGGGCGAGATCGCCTACGCCGCCTCCTTCATCGAGTGGTTCGCCGAGGAAGCCAAGCGCATCTACGGCGATACCATTCCCGGCCATCAGAAAGACAAACGTATCATCGTCATCAAGCAGCCGATCGGCGTGACCGCGGCGATCACCCCGTGGAATTTTCCGGCAGCGATGATCACCCGCAAGGCCGGCCCGGCACTCGCAGCTGGCTGCACCATGGTGATCAAACCCGCTTCGCAGACGCCGTTCTCGGCACTGGCGATGGTCGAGTTGGCCGAACGCGCCGGGATTCCCAAGGGCGTGCTCAGCGTCGTGACCGGCTCGGCCGGCGACATCGGCAATGAGCTGACCGCCAACCCCAAGGTCCGCAAGATTTCCTTCACCGGCTCCACCGAAGTGGGTGCCAAGTTGATGGAGCAGTGCGCGCCGGGGATCAAGAAGGTGTCCCTCGAGCTGGGCGGCAATGCGCCGTTCATCGTCTTCGACGACGCCGATCTGGACGAGGCGGTGAAGGGTGCCGTGCAGTCCAAGTATCGCAACGCCGGGCAGACCTGTGTCTGCGTCAATCGCATCTATGTGCAGGATGGCGTGTATGACGCCTTCGCCGAGAAGTTTCAGGCGGCGGTGGCCAGGCTGCGGGTCGGTAATGGCCTGGAGGAGGGCACGGATCTCGGCCCGCTGATCGACGATCGCGCTGCCGCCAAGGTCCGCGAGCATATCGAGGATGCCGTCGCCCAGGGCGCGCGACTGGTGGCGGGCGGCCAGGCCCATGCGCTTGGCGGCAGCTATTTCGAACCGACCGTGCTGGTCGACGTGCCGGACAGTGCCAAGGTGGCCAAGGAGGAGACCTTCGGCCCGTTGGCGCCGCTGTTCCGCTTCAAGGACGAGGCCGATGCGATCGCCAAGGCCAACGACACCGAGTTCGGTCTGGCCTCCTACTTCTACGCGCGCGATCTGGGCCGGGTGTTCCGCGTCGCCGAGGCGCTGGAGTACGGCATGGTCGGCATCAATACCGGACTGATCTCTACCGAAGTGGCGCCGTTCGGCGGCGTGAAGTCCTCCGGTCTCGGCCGCGAGGGCTCGAAGTACGGCATCGAGGATTACCTGGAGATCAAGTATCTCTGCATGGGCATCTGA